The sequence below is a genomic window from Campylobacter ornithocola.
AAAGCGGGGGGGGGTATATACATACCGCTCAAAGGATAACAGGTGCAAATAGCTATAATGCAACCTACTTTCAATCCTTGGATAGGCTATATATATATGATAAAAAGCGTTGATACTTTTGTTTTTTTAGATAATGTTCAATTTGAAAGAAGATCATGGCAAAATAGAAATAAAATTAAGCTACAAAATAAAACTTTTATGCTAGGATTAAATTTGCAAAAAACATCTCAAAAAACATTACTTCAAGATATTTTGTTTGAAAAAGATGATAAATGGAAAATAAAATTTCTAAAAACCGTTTATCATGCTTATTCTAAAAGTATTAATTTTGATAAATACTATCATATTTTAAAAAATGCTTTATACAAGCATACTCACTTAGTGCATTTTAATATAGAGCTAATCAAAATTTATTGTCAGAATTTAAATATCCAAACACCTATTTTACAAGCTTCCAGTCTAAATATAACAAATGAAAAAAAAGAAAAACTTTTATTTGAAATTTGCAAAATACTAAAAGCGGATAAATATCTTTCTCCAGAAGGATCAAAAAACTATCTTGAAAAAGAAAAAGCACAAGAAATGTTTAAAAATGCTAATATACAAATTAAGTATTTTGATTTTATCCATCCAAGATACACTCAATTAGGAACTAATTTTATTCCTTATTTGGGAATTTTAGATTTTTTATTTAACGAAAAAAATCCAGAAGAAAAATTCAAAGAAGTCATAAAAGAAAATGAAAGTCTTAATCAGAAGTGATAGTTCAAGTCAAATAGGACATGGACATATAAAAAGAGATTTAATATTAGCAAAACAATACGAGGATGTATCTTTTGCGTGTTTAGCTCTTAAAGGATCTTTAATAGATGAGATTCCTTATCCTGTTTATGAATTAACAAGTGCTAGCATATATGAACTCATCAATCTCATAAAAGAAGAAAATTTTGATCTTTTGATTATTGATCATTATGAAATCACAGCCAATGATGAAAAGCTCATAAAACTTGAAACAGGAATTAAAATTTTAAGTTTTGATGATGAGATTAAAGAACATTTTTGTGATATCTTGCTAAATGTTAACGCTTATGCCAAAGAAAGCGACTACGAAGGTTTGCTTCCAAAATACTGCGAATTAAGATGTGGTTTTTCTTATGCTCTAATACGCGATGAATTTTATCAGGAAAGTAAAATACAACGAGAAAAGATTTATGATTATTTCATTTGCATAGGTGGAAGTGATAATAAAAATCTTTCTTTTGACATAGCAAACAAACTTGATAAAAATAAAGCCATTATCATAGCAACAACAAAAGCAAATATTCATTTAAAATCGCTTCAAAAGCTAAGCCAAAAAAAATCTAACATCCAAGTTCATATAGATTATCCAAATTTGGCAAGATTGATGAATGAAAGCAAAAAACTCATTATCAGTGCAAGTTCTTTAGTTAATGAAGCTTTAATTTTAAAAGCCGATTTTAAAGCAATAGCTTATGCTAAAAACCAAGAAAAACTTGCAACATGGCTTGCTAAAAAAGGCTATGAAGTGGAAAGTTTTATATGATAGTTTTAAAAGATTTTATTCATTTAACCCAAGAAGAAATCGAGCTTGTTTTAAAATGGCGTAATGATGAAAATATTGCTAAATTTATGAAAACACAAAATATCAGTTTAAAAGAACATTTACATTTCTTAACTAAGTTAAAATCTGATAAAACTAAAAAATACTTTCTAGTCTATGATGATAAAAATACTATCGGTGTAATTGATTTTATCAACATTACTCAAACTTCATGTGAATTTGGACTTTATGGTATTAAAAAGGGTGTTGGGAAAATCTTAATGCAAGAAATTAAAAACTATGCTTTTAATGTTTTAAATATCCAAACCTTAAATGCCTGTGTTTTTAAAGAAAACACTAAAGCTTTAAATTTATATCTAAAATCTAATTTTAAAATTATAAAAGAAGATGATGAATTTTATTTTGTATCTTTATCATCTATGGGGGGGGTATATAGCCTAAATACACTTTATTACACACAAAGAGTTGCAGCATGAAAATCATTATAGTAACTCTTAAACAACATAATATTGATAATTTTTATAAACTAAAAAAGCGATATAAAACATATAATTTTTATCTCATAACAAAAAAAGAAAATCTTTCTTTAAAAAACATAGAAAAAATCAATCCAGATATTATATTTTTTCCACATTGGTCTTTTTACATACCAAAAGAAATTTATCAAAAATATAAATGTATTATTTTTCATCTAGGGAATTTACCATTTGGAAGAGGAGGATCTCCTTTACAAAATCTAATTATAAGAGGCATATATAAAAGCAAGATTTGTGCTTTAAAAGCTAGTGATGTGTTAGACGCAGGGGAAATATACCTAAAGCACAATATAAGTTTTAAAAAATCAAACGCACAAAAAATTTATGAAAAAATGTCAAATATTATATTTAACAAACTGATACCAAAACTTTTACACACAGCCATTAAACCTCAAAAACAAAAAGGAGAAATAATGGTTTTTAAAAGGAGAACAAAAGAACAAAGCAATCTTAATACCTTAAAAAACCCAAGCTTAATAAAAATATATGATTTTATAAGAATGCTTGATGCTATTGACTACCCAAAAGCATTTTTGGAATTTGAAAATATAACAATGATTTTTCAAAACGCAAAAAAACACAACAATCAAATCAAAGCAGAGGTAATATTTTATGAAAAATAACAAAATTTTAATTATAGTAGCTCATCCAGATGATGAAGTTTTAGGTTGTTTTGGAACCATAGCAAAATACATTCAACAAGGATATGAAGCTTATACTTTAATACTTGGAGAAGGAAAAGCAAGTAGAAAAACAAATAACTATAAAAACGAACAAGACATTTTAGAGCAAGAACTACAAAATGCTAACAATTTCCTAGGTATTAAAAAAATTTTTAGGAAATTTTTCCCTGATAATTCATTTGATAAAATTCCATTATTAGAAATAGTTAAAAGCATTGAGGAAGTAAAAGATGAAATCAAGCCTAGTATAATTTTTACTCACTATGAAAAAGATCTTAATGTAGATCATCAAATTACGTACAAGGCAACAATTACTGCTACAAGGTCTTTACAAGAAGAAAGTGTCAAAGAAATTTATAGCTTTGAAATTCTTTCAAGCACAGAGTGGAATTATCCATTAAGTTTCCAACCTGATGTGTTTTTCGATATTAGTTCAACACTCTATTTAAAATTACAAGCTATGTCTTTTTACAAATCCGAATTAAGAAAATACCCTCATCCTAGGAGTTTAAAAGGGATAAAAATAAATGCACAATACCAAGGAATGCGAGTTGGTCTTAGATATGCTGAAGTATTTAAAAGCATAAAAGTAATAAAATGATTATTTATAAAAATTTTATCAATCTTACAAAAGAAGAAAAGAAGGAAATTTTTT
It includes:
- the pseH gene encoding UDP-4-amino-4,6-dideoxy-N-acetyl-beta-L-altrosamine N-acetyltransferase, with translation MIVLKDFIHLTQEEIELVLKWRNDENIAKFMKTQNISLKEHLHFLTKLKSDKTKKYFLVYDDKNTIGVIDFINITQTSCEFGLYGIKKGVGKILMQEIKNYAFNVLNIQTLNACVFKENTKALNLYLKSNFKIIKEDDEFYFVSLSSMGGVYSLNTLYYTQRVAA
- a CDS encoding WbqC family protein, whose product is MQIAIMQPTFNPWIGYIYMIKSVDTFVFLDNVQFERRSWQNRNKIKLQNKTFMLGLNLQKTSQKTLLQDILFEKDDKWKIKFLKTVYHAYSKSINFDKYYHILKNALYKHTHLVHFNIELIKIYCQNLNIQTPILQASSLNITNEKKEKLLFEICKILKADKYLSPEGSKNYLEKEKAQEMFKNANIQIKYFDFIHPRYTQLGTNFIPYLGILDFLFNEKNPEEKFKEVIKENESLNQK
- the pseG gene encoding UDP-2,4-diacetamido-2,4,6-trideoxy-beta-L-altropyranose hydrolase, with translation MKVLIRSDSSSQIGHGHIKRDLILAKQYEDVSFACLALKGSLIDEIPYPVYELTSASIYELINLIKEENFDLLIIDHYEITANDEKLIKLETGIKILSFDDEIKEHFCDILLNVNAYAKESDYEGLLPKYCELRCGFSYALIRDEFYQESKIQREKIYDYFICIGGSDNKNLSFDIANKLDKNKAIIIATTKANIHLKSLQKLSQKKSNIQVHIDYPNLARLMNESKKLIISASSLVNEALILKADFKAIAYAKNQEKLATWLAKKGYEVESFI
- a CDS encoding PIG-L deacetylase family protein, with protein sequence MKNNKILIIVAHPDDEVLGCFGTIAKYIQQGYEAYTLILGEGKASRKTNNYKNEQDILEQELQNANNFLGIKKIFRKFFPDNSFDKIPLLEIVKSIEEVKDEIKPSIIFTHYEKDLNVDHQITYKATITATRSLQEESVKEIYSFEILSSTEWNYPLSFQPDVFFDISSTLYLKLQAMSFYKSELRKYPHPRSLKGIKINAQYQGMRVGLRYAEVFKSIKVIK